A portion of the Candidatus Kapaibacterium sp. genome contains these proteins:
- a CDS encoding tetratricopeptide repeat protein: MRNLIIFFVMFFVTVNISFAQLQGQARIDSLKAELPKAKQDTNHVKLLADLSFEYYRIDPDTGIKYGKQGVELAKKLSWKKGEADCYNSLGTNNISKSDYPKALEYYHKSLKINEELENKSGVANNLGNVGIVYESLSDYPKALEYYKKAYDINEELGRKMNMSNNMGNIATVYAALSNLPKALEYYLKSLKIGEEIGAYDNIAMNLGNIGTLYQKQLDYTKALDYYYRALEINERLGRKLNMANNLGNIGTIYHHQSNFEKSLEYLQRSLTINEEIGNLQGISGHLQKMGLIYHEKKEYVKSLENFNRALKIYEDVSYGYGIGSIYGNISNLYLTQINDPALENIEYNTNKAIEYGQKGLEILQEFGELERRSYIYKTLSDVYTKKGDFQLAYEAYVKFKKLTDSIFTIDSQKAIANLETKRELDIKQKENEILQQKSELQHLDLIRKSQGMNLLTKEKEVQHLAFLKEQAERQEKE, translated from the coding sequence ATTATATTTTTCGTAATGTTTTTTGTAACAGTAAACATCAGCTTTGCACAACTTCAGGGACAAGCGAGAATAGATTCGCTGAAAGCGGAGTTGCCAAAAGCAAAGCAGGACACAAATCATGTGAAATTGCTCGCTGATTTATCTTTCGAATATTATCGAATTGACCCAGACACAGGAATAAAATATGGGAAGCAAGGAGTAGAACTTGCAAAAAAATTATCATGGAAAAAAGGCGAAGCTGATTGTTATAATTCGCTTGGAACAAATAATATTAGCAAATCAGATTACCCCAAAGCACTTGAATATTATCATAAATCTCTGAAAATTAATGAAGAACTGGAAAACAAATCCGGTGTAGCTAATAATCTTGGTAATGTTGGTATCGTTTATGAATCTCTATCAGATTATCCAAAAGCGCTCGAGTATTATAAAAAAGCTTATGATATTAATGAAGAACTTGGACGGAAGATGAATATGTCTAATAATATGGGCAATATTGCTACAGTTTATGCTGCTTTGTCAAATCTTCCAAAAGCACTCGAATATTATCTCAAATCATTAAAAATTGGCGAAGAAATAGGAGCATATGATAACATTGCTATGAATCTTGGAAATATTGGTACTCTTTATCAAAAGCAGTTAGACTATACCAAAGCATTGGATTATTATTATCGGGCACTTGAAATTAATGAAAGACTTGGAAGAAAATTAAATATGGCTAATAACCTCGGCAATATAGGTACAATTTATCATCATCAATCTAATTTTGAAAAATCTTTAGAATATTTACAAAGGTCTCTAACTATTAACGAAGAAATTGGAAATTTACAAGGGATATCTGGTCATCTTCAAAAGATGGGGCTGATATATCATGAAAAAAAAGAGTATGTAAAATCTTTGGAGAATTTCAATCGAGCTTTAAAAATTTATGAAGATGTCAGCTATGGTTATGGTATAGGGAGTATCTATGGTAATATTAGTAATTTGTATTTAACTCAAATAAATGATCCCGCTTTAGAAAATATTGAGTATAATACGAATAAAGCAATTGAATATGGGCAAAAAGGTTTAGAAATACTTCAAGAATTTGGTGAATTGGAAAGACGTTCTTATATTTACAAAACTTTATCGGATGTATATACAAAAAAAGGTGACTTCCAATTGGCTTACGAGGCATATGTTAAATTTAAAAAGTTAACTGATTCTATATTCACTATAGATTCCCAAAAAGCAATAGCTAATTTGGAAACAAAAAGAGAACTAGATATTAAACAAAAAGAGAACGAAATTCTTCAACAAAAAAGTGAATTGCAACATT